Proteins co-encoded in one Dreissena polymorpha isolate Duluth1 chromosome 12, UMN_Dpol_1.0, whole genome shotgun sequence genomic window:
- the LOC127853668 gene encoding uncharacterized protein LOC127853668 yields the protein MRLFQAQNFYGDTSAPPPPPPFSIDREVTRVMPVYLNQYRDGRRLPTPEKVAVLELSNSFERRRLGKHQRILNDISERCRAQEIDDLSNKLSAKVNLHQAGKPKEMTLYNTTFMGSRLMSKSPPHGIPPFDTADIMNEPEIPFKPNIFEKNYKQFPARRVMRQQTKFEFLRQPTQFPKVKPTQWPKSSSSDSKVHSIRATLAKRQQINGPIQLDHYISPRPDLAPLVLPSIERFHVSAPLESIERSDTCFSTSRMVLGKRSRTQLTMNSSRQPEHRPHEPINLASFGHEYSQLPLTNGHSPPPNSIHELDPPPTLDRLNNTE from the coding sequence ATGCGATTATTTCAAGCGCAGAATTTTTACGGTGACACGTCTGCCCCGCCTCCCCCACCACCGTTCTCTATCGACAGGGAGGTGACGCGGGTGATGCCCGTGTACCTTAATCAGTATCGAGACGGGCGGCGGCTGCCGACGCCTGAAAAAGTCGCCGTCTTAGAGCTCTCCAACAGCTTTGAGCGACGTCGGCTAGGTAAACACCAGCGGATACTAAACGACATATCTGAGCGCTGCCGAGCGCAGGAAATAGACGATCTAAGTAATAAACTTTCAGCAAAAGTGAATCTTCATCAAGCCGGAAAGCCTAAGGAGATGACATTGTATAACACAACGTTTATGGGCTCGCGGCTGATGAGTAAGTCCCCACCGCACGGCATACCGCCTTTTGATACGGCTGATATCATGAATGAACCCGAGATACCTTTTAAGCCAAATATATTCGAAAAGAACTATAAACAGTTTCCGGCACGCAGAGTCATGCGACAGCAGACGAAATTTGAGTTCCTTCGTCAACCGACGCAGTTTCCAAAAGTGAAACCGACCCAGTGGCCGAAGTCATCGTCGTCCGACTCCAAAGTACATAGCATTCGCGCGACATTGGCAAAACGCCAACAGATCAACGGACCAATCCAGCTTGACCACTATATCAGCCCGCGACCGGATCTAGCGCCTTTGGTGTTGCCGTCGATCGAACGTTTCCACGTGTCCGCTCCGCTTGAAAGCATCGAGCGCAGTGACACGTGTTTCTCGACAAGCCGGATGGTGCTCGGAAAACGGTCTCGGACGCAACTGACCATGAACAGTTCACGGCAACCCGAGCATCGACCGCATGAACCGATAAATCTGGCCTCCTTTGGGCACGAGTATTCACAATTGCCGCTGACCAACGGTCATTCTCCGCCCCCGAACTCTATCCACGAATTAGACCCACCTCCTACATTGGACAGGTTAAACAACACAGAGTAA